A window of the Echeneis naucrates chromosome 3, fEcheNa1.1, whole genome shotgun sequence genome harbors these coding sequences:
- the heatr3 gene encoding HEAT repeat-containing protein 3 produces MGKSRTTKFKRPQFNAVGLPVNAVKEAAVEEEQLGEDSCPAAELLEKLESPSADVREFACASISRVVQQSQTIPGFLQRDAVRRLGPMVLDSSLAVRETATGALRNLSACGGQEVCENMVKHDVMTPLTALLRECCAGFESAVVQMKDQKNAVEDVANEAVNLIWNLCESSNQALSVFNKAGLLDLVVQCLERQPHNMELAISAAHCLHTVTEDNPELLCSMNTAVLGALDNVLLTSQPSMAHSLLRTLAAGTLWNLKASLPAARQAQTLGAVVATLSQCLALDAGTIIPELRQAEEARDRNAPAVTDGEDAAAAEPAMEEMDEEEEEPKQKKNGKAVKVDNDFSDLLPRGKEELREATALLTAQQTSLEIIVNMCCSDDPSDDEWEEESSSDESDNGPDSLSDGMSNLMSPLCLSAEVHEALINHSIPEKVLKKTEFPKTDAMDVCHQNPSWRGLIKKMQRVQSRALTCLHSILSAMDAESLGGPAALQGAAQHLSTLVFGAAEIPKDEEFLEAVISAMRSLLQMIASKNIPQCMTPQQLMSLSEAATRCDVVSVRVNAVAILGITGSTLAKEKGTAGTLQMIGNALLHVATRDADLVVNGEALDALFDVFADGDEAETAAKNIQLLPALKALQPVFKAKIRKEGRGKYSPQQLCVLDNIKVNLRRFIGYLEKVVKK; encoded by the exons ATGGGTAAAAGCAGAACCACCAAGTTTAAACGGCCGCAGTTCAACGCGGTCGGGCTGCCGGTGAACGCGGTGAAGGAGGCGGCcgtggaggaagagcagctcGGCGAGGACAGCTGTCCAGCGGCGGAGTTACTGGAGAAG TTGGAGAGTCCGAGTGCAGATGTGCGAGAGTTTGCATGTGCCAGCATATCTCGGGTGGTGCAGCAGAGTCAGACCATCCCTGGTTTCCTTCAGAGGGACGCCGTGAGACGCCTCGGGCCCATGGTGCTGGACAGCAGCCTGGCTGTCAGGGAGACTGCCACAGGAGCACTCAG GAATCTGAGTGCATGTGGAGGTCAGGAGGTGTGTGAAAACATGGTGAAGCACGACGTCATGACTCCTCTGACAGCACTGCTTAGAGAG TGTTGTGCTGGTTTTGAGAGCGCCGTTGTGCAGATGAAAGACCAGAAGAACGCAGTGGAGGATGTAGCCAATGAGGCGGTGAACTTAATCTGGAACCTTTG TGAGAGCAGCAACCAGGCGCTGTCTGTCTTCAACAAAGCAGGTCTCCTGGATCTGGTTGTCCAGTGTCTGGAGAGACAACCGCACAACATGGAACTGGCCATATCTGCTG CTCACTGTTTGCACACTGTGACGGAGGATAACCCAGAGCTGCTGTGTAGCATGAACACTGCTGTGCTCGGCGCCCTGGATAACGTGCTACTGACATCTCAGCCAAGCATGGCACACAGTCTCCTCAGGACGTTGGCTGCag GGACTCTGTGGAACTTGAAGGCCAGTCTGCCTGCTGCCCGTCAGGCTCAGACGCTCGGCGCTGTGGTGGCTACTTTGTCGCAGTGCCTGGCTCTGGACGCAGGTACGATCATACCTGAGCTCAGACAAGCGGAGGAGGCTCGTGATAGAAACGCTCCCGCTGTGACTGACGGCGAGGACgcagctgcagctgagcccGCCATGGAAGAGATggacgaagaggaggaagaaccTAAACAGAAGAAGAATGGAAAAGCTGTGAAGGTTGATAACGACTTCTCCGACCTGCTGCCT AGGGGCAAGGAGGAGCTGAGGGAGGCAACGGCCTTGCTGACAGCCCAGCAAACGTCCTTAGAGATCATCGTCAACATGTGCTGCTCTGACG ATCCCTCTGATGATGAATGGGAGGAGGAGTCAAGCAGCGACGAGAGCGACAATGGTCCAGACAGTCTAAGTGATGGAATGTCCAATCTTATGTCCCCACTTTGTTTGTCAGCTGAGGTTCACGAGGCCTTGATCAACCACAGCATCCCCGAAAAG GTCCTCAAAAAGACTGAGTTCCCCAAAACAGACGCCATGGATGTGTGCCATCAGAATCCCTCCTGGAGAGGCCTGATAAAAAA GATGCAGCGCGTTCAGTCGCGGGCCCTGACGTGCCTCCACAGCATCCTGTCTGCCATGGATGCAGAGTCTCTGGGAGGACCTGCAGCCCTGCAGGGAGCAGCACAGCACCTGTCCACCCTGGTGTTTGGCGCAGCAG AGATACCGAAAGATGAAGAGTTCCTCGAGGCCGTCATTAGTGCCATGCGGTCGCTGTTACAGATGATCGCCTCAAAAAATATTCCCCAG tgtATGACCCCCCAGCAGCTGATGAGCCTGAGCGAAGCGGCCACCCGCTGTGATGTCGTCAGTGTGAGGGTCAACGCTGTCGCCATTCTGGGCATCACTGGCAGCACTTTAGCCAAAGAGAAAGGCACTGCTGGAACCCTTCAG ATGATTGGAAATGCCTTGCTTCACGTTGCCACAAGGGATGCTGACCTGGTTGTAAACGGAGAAGCACTTGATGccttgtttgatgtttttgcgGATGGAGACGAGGCAGAGACAGCTGCTAAAAACATCCAACTACTTCCTGCACTGAAGGCACTTCAACCTGTCTTTAAGGCCAAG ATACGCAAGGAGGGAAGAGGCAAGTACAGCcctcagcagctgtgtgtgcttGACAACATCAAAGTCAACCTGAGAAGATTCATCGGTTACCTGGAGAAGGTGGTGAAAAAGTGA
- the cnep1r1 gene encoding nuclear envelope phosphatase-regulatory subunit 1 isoform X2 has protein sequence MNSLEQAEGNNQDLKAFERRLTEYVSCLQPATGRWRMILIVVSVCTATGAWNWLIDPDTQKVSFFSSLWNHPFFTISCITLIALFFAGIHKRVVAPSIIAARCRTVLAEYNMSCDDTGKLILKPRPNNQ, from the exons ATGAATTCCCTGGAGCAGGCCGAAGGTAATAacca AGACCTAAAAGCGTTTGAGAGAAGGCTGACGGAGTACGTGTCCTGTTTGCAGCCTGCAACAGGCAGGTGGCGAA TGATTTTAATTGTGGTATCTGTCTGTACGGCTACTGGGGCTTGGAACTGGTTAATAGACCCAGACACACAAAAG gtttctttcttttcatccctATGGAATCATCcctttttcaccatcagctgcatCACTTTAATAGCTCTCTTCTTTGCTGGAATACACAAACGAGTTGTGGCACCATCAAT AATTGCTGCTCGCTGTCGGACAGTTTTAGCGGAATACAACATGTCCTGCGATGAT acgGGGAAACTTATACTGAAACCACGACCGAACAACCAATAA
- the cnep1r1 gene encoding nuclear envelope phosphatase-regulatory subunit 1 isoform X1, whose amino-acid sequence MNSLEQAEDLKAFERRLTEYVSCLQPATGRWRMILIVVSVCTATGAWNWLIDPDTQKVSFFSSLWNHPFFTISCITLIALFFAGIHKRVVAPSIIAARCRTVLAEYNMSCDDTGKLILKPRPNNQ is encoded by the exons ATGAATTCCCTGGAGCAGGCCGAAG ACCTAAAAGCGTTTGAGAGAAGGCTGACGGAGTACGTGTCCTGTTTGCAGCCTGCAACAGGCAGGTGGCGAA TGATTTTAATTGTGGTATCTGTCTGTACGGCTACTGGGGCTTGGAACTGGTTAATAGACCCAGACACACAAAAG gtttctttcttttcatccctATGGAATCATCcctttttcaccatcagctgcatCACTTTAATAGCTCTCTTCTTTGCTGGAATACACAAACGAGTTGTGGCACCATCAAT AATTGCTGCTCGCTGTCGGACAGTTTTAGCGGAATACAACATGTCCTGCGATGAT acgGGGAAACTTATACTGAAACCACGACCGAACAACCAATAA
- the LOC115040997 gene encoding arylamine N-acetyltransferase, pineal gland isozyme NAT-10-like isoform X1, producing the protein MNLEEYFNRVGFHDSYEKLDLATLKLIHKQHVMSIPFENLSIHCGERITMDLEVIFDKIVRSGRGGWCLENNFLFGWVLREMGYNTTTLGCRVFNSTVNEFGPDDTHLINLVVINGKSYITDVSFGVSFQVWEPLELISGKDQPQAAGVFRVIDKGDFWVLEKTGRKPQVVNPEFASSSLISKKETKQIYSFTLVPRQADHFFDKCETLQTDPSSLFTNKSICSLQTPTGFRALIGWTYSEVTYKPEEGVDVFDMRDVPDDEIEPILREKFNLKLQKKLKPQNKKAYYTI; encoded by the coding sequence ATGAATTTGGAGGAATACTTCAACAGAGTTGGTTTCCACGACTCGTATGAGAAACTGGATCTTGCGACACTAAAGTTGATCCACAAACAGCACGTCATGTCGATTCCATTTGAAAACCTCAGCATTCACTGTGGTGAGAGGATCACCATGGACCTGGAGGTTATTTTTGATAAGATAGTGAGGAGCGGTCGTGGGGGTTGGTGCCTGGagaacaacttcctgtttggctGGGTGCTGAGAGAAATGGGctacaacaccaccaccctGGGCTGCAGAGTTTTTAACAGCACTGTCAATGAATTTGGTCCTGATGACACTCATCTAATCAACTTGGTTGTTATCAATGGGAAGTCTTATATCACAGATGTCAGCTTTGGGGTGTCCTTTCAAGTGTGGGAGCCCCTGGAGCTCATCTCTGGAAAGGACCAACCTCAGGCTGCCGGGGTCTTCCGGGTCATAGACAAGGGGGACTTCTGGGTGCTGGAGAAGACCGGAAGAAAGCCTCAGGTTGTTAATCCAGAGTTTGCCAGTTCAAGCCTGATAAGCAAGAAGGAAACAAAGCAAATCTACTCCTTCACCTTGGTGCCTCGACAGGCAGACCATTTCTTTGATAAGTGTGAAACACTGCAGACAGATCCGAGCTCATTGTTCACCAATAAATCCATCTGCTCTTTGCAAACACCCACAGGATTCAGAGCCCTGATTGGCTGGACCTACAGTGAGGTCACCTACAAACCTGAGGAAGGTGTTGATGTCTTTGACATGAGGGACGTACCAGATGATGAGATAGAGCCAATTCTGAGAGAAAAGTTCAATCTGAAGTTACAGAAGAAACTAAagccccaaaacaaaaaagcatacTACACGATCTGA
- the LOC115040997 gene encoding arylamine N-acetyltransferase, pineal gland isozyme NAT-10-like isoform X2 codes for MNLEEYFNRVGFHDSYEKLDLATLKLIHKQHVMSIPFENLSIHCGERITMDLEVIFDKIVRSGRGGWCLENNFLFGWVLREMGYNTTTLGSRVFNSNVNEFGPLDSHLINLVFIDGKSYLTDVSFGVSFQVWEPLELISGKDQPQAAGVFRVIDKGDFWVLEKTGRKPQVVNPEFASSSLINKKETKQLYSFTLVPRQADHFFDKCETLQTDPSSLFTNKSICSLQTPTGFRALIGWTYSEVTYKPEEGVDVFDMRDVPDDEIEPILREKFNLKLLNELKPVNDKTWYTL; via the coding sequence ATGAATTTGGAGGAATACTTCAACAGAGTTGGTTTCCACGACTCGTATGAGAAACTGGATCTTGCGACACTGAAGTTGATCCACAAACAGCACGTCATGTCGATTCCATTTGAAAACCTCAGCATTCACTGTGGTGAGAGGATCACCATGGACCTGGAGGTTATTTTTGATAAGATAGTGAGGAGCGGTCGTGGGGGTTGGTGCCTGGagaacaacttcctgtttggctGGGTGCTGAGAGAAATGGGctacaacaccaccaccctGGGCTCCAGAGTTTTTAACAGCAATGTCAATGAATTTGGGCCTCTGGATTCTCATCTAATCAACTTGGTTTTCATCGATGGGAAGTCTTATCTCACAGATGTCAGCTTTGGGGTGTCCTTTCAAGTGTGGGAGCCCCTGGAGCTCATCTCTGGAAAGGACCAACCTCAGGCTGCCGGGGTCTTCCGGGTCATAGACAAGGGGGACTTCTGGGTGCTGGAGAAGACCGGAAGAAAGCCTCAGGTTGTTAATCCAGAGTTTGCCAGTTCAAGCCTGATAAACAAGAAGGAAACAAAGCAGCTCTACTCCTTCACCTTGGTGCCTCGACAGGCAGACCATTTCTTTGATAAGTGTGAAACACTGCAGACAGATCCGAGCTCATTGTTCACCAATAAATCCATCTGCTCTTTGCAAACACCCACAGGATTCAGAGCCCTGATTGGCTGGACCTACAGTGAGGTCACCTACAAACCTGAGGAAGGTGTTGATGTCTTTGACATGAGGGATGTACCAGATGATGAGATAGAGCCAATTCTGAGAGAAAAGTTCAATCTGAAGTTGTTAAACGAGCTGAAGCCTGTAAATGACAAAACTTGGTACACACTCTGA
- the LOC115041439 gene encoding arylamine N-acetyltransferase, pineal gland isozyme NAT-10-like has translation MNLEEYFNRVGFQDSYEKLDLATLKLIHKQHVMSIPFENLSIHCGERITMDLEVIFDKIVRSGRGGWCLENNFLFGWVLREMGYNTTTLESKVFNSTVNEFGPLDSHLINLVVIDGKSYITDVSFGMSPQVWEPLELISGKDQPQAAGVFRVIDKGDFWVLEKTGRKPHVVNPEFASSSLINKKETEQIYSFTLVPRQADHFFVANQILQTDPNSLFIKKSICSLQTPTGFRALIGWTYSEVTYKPEEGVDVFDMRDVPDDEIEPILREKFNLKLQKKLKPQNKKAFLKM, from the coding sequence ATGAATTTGGAGGAATACTTCAACAGAGTTGGTTTCCAGGACTCGTATGAGAAACTGGATCTTGCGACACTGAAGTTGATCCACAAACAGCACGTCATGTCGATTCCATTTGAAAACCTCAGCATTCACTGTGGTGAGAGGATCACCATGGACCTGGAGGTTATTTTTGATAAGATAGTGAGGAGCGGTCGTGGGGGTTGGTGCCTGGagaacaacttcctgtttggctGGGTGCTGAGAGAAATGGGctacaacaccaccaccctGGAGTCAAAAGTTTTTAACAGCACTGTCAATGAATTTGGGCCTCTGGATTCTCATCTAATCAACTTGGTTGTCATTGATGGGAAGTCTTATATCACAGATGTCAGCTTTGGGATGTCCCCCCAAGTGTGGGAGCCCCTGGAGCTCATCTCTGGAAAGGACCAACCTCAGGCTGCCGGGGTCTTCCGGGTCATAGACAAGGGGGACTTCTGGGTGCTGGAGAAGACCGGAAGAAAGCCTCATGTTGTTAATCCAGAGTTTGCCAGTTCAAGCCTGATAAACAAGAAGGAAACAGAGCAAATCTACTCCTTCACCTTGGTGCCTCGACAGGCAGACCATTTCTTTGTGGCAAACCAAATACTGCAGACAGATCCGAACTCATTGTTCATCAAAAAATCCATCTGCTCTTTGCAAACACCCACAGGATTCAGAGCCCTGATTGGCTGGACCTACAGTGAGGTCACCTACAAACCTGAGGAAGGTGTTGATGTCTTTGACATGAGGGATGTACCAGATGATGAGATAGAGCCAATTCTGAGAGAAAAGTTCAATCTAAAGTTACAGAAGAAACTGAagccccaaaacaaaaaagccttcctcaaaatgtga
- the sdr42e1 gene encoding short-chain dehydrogenase/reductase family 42E member 1 encodes MENVRSETFLITGGCGYFGYRLARSLHKGGARVVLFDTAPPKQETPEDIQFVQGDICDYAQIARAVVGVGCVFHIASYGMSGREQLNRHLIEAVNVQGTQNVLKACVEHGVSRLVYTSTFNVVFGGQVIENGDESLPYLPLHLHPDHYSRTKSLAEMSVLKANGTTLKDGSGLLRTCALRPAGIYGPGEQRHLPRIVGYIEKGIFRFVYGEASSLVEFVHVDNLVSAHKLAAEALTSQKQHCSAGQAYFISDGRPVNNFEFFRPLVEGLGYPFPKVRLPLCLIYFFAFLTEMIHHLIGPFYNFQPLLTRTEVYKTGVTHYFSMAKAKAELGYEPQEYNLDEVVQWFRCRGHGKTSCRSFLGRLILDILFVAALVTVALSFLPVVGS; translated from the exons ATGGAAAATGTACGCTCGGAAACGTTTTTGATAACAGGAGGATGTGGCTACTTTGGTTACCG CCTGGCACGCTCCCTGCATAAAGGAGGAGCCAGAGTCGTTCTGTTTGACACTGCCCCTCCAAAACAAGAGACGCCAGAGGACATCCAGTTTGTCCAAGGTGATATTTGCGACTATGCACAGATTGCGAGGGCCGTGGTGGGTGTGGGATGTGTATTCCACATTGCCTCCTACGGCATGtctggcagagagcagctgaacCGTCATCTGATCGAGGCGGTGAACGTTCAAGGTACACAAAACGTCCTGAAGGCCTGTGTCGAGCACGGCGTGTCCAGGCTGGTTTACACCAGCACCTTCAACGTGGTGTTTGGAGGCCAAGTGATAGAGAACGGCGATGAAAGCCTCCCTTATCTACCTCTTCATCTCCACCCTGACCACTACTCCAGAACTAAGTCTCTGGCTGAGATGTCTGTGCTGAAAGCCAACGGGACGACCTTGAAGGACGGATCTGGGTTGCTGAGAACTTGTGCTTTGCGTCCGGCAGGAATCTACGGGCCTGGAGAGCAGAGGCATCTCCCCAGGATAGTTGGGTACATCGAGAAGGGGATCTTTAGGTTTGTTTACGGTGAAGCCAGCAGCCTGGTAGAGTTCGTCCATGTGGACAACCTGGTGTCGGCACACAAGCTGGCTGCAGAGGCGCTAACCTCACAGAAGCAGCACTGTTCTGCTGGCCAGGCCTATTTCATCTCAGACGGCCGACCTGTcaataattttgaatttttcagaCCTCTGGTGGAGGGCTTGGGCTATCCCTTCCCCAAAGTACGTCTACCTCTCTGTCTTATTTACTTCTTCGCCTTTCTCACGGAAATGATTCACCACCTCATCGGCCCCTTCTATAACTTCCAGCCGCTGCTGACGCGCACTGAGGTGTACAAAACCGGCGTGACGCATTACTTCAGCATGGCAAAAGCTAAAGCAGAGCTCGGTTATGAACCCCAGGAGTACAACCTGGATGAGGTTGTACAATGGTTCAGATGCAGAGGCCACGGGAAAACATCTTGCAGATCCTTCCTTGGTCGATTAATACTTGACATCCTGTTTGTTGCTGCCTTGGTCACAGTggctctctcttttcttccgGTTGTTGGCAGCTAA